Genomic window (Salvelinus sp. IW2-2015 unplaced genomic scaffold, ASM291031v2 Un_scaffold3898, whole genome shotgun sequence):
TTGTGGGTGGAGCTataaagttggctgtcagaatatatacaatgtaaatgtatttttaatccgtctgtctgcatattttaaGACTGACATATTGGGGTGTAGTGAGTTACCCAATGGGCTGGACGATTCTGttatcactcatcttgaaaaaacgtatacTGAAAACTTGAAGTCAATCAATCCACTGACATTGATACAATGGAAAATgtaatgatttattattgaattAGTAAGGGCGACCAAGAAAAACAAATCGGTTCAAtttaaggccaagtggcaaacaataatgcaggcacgagggatggggtgtgagcatgcaggtctgggcagatgagatgtagcTGTGTGTCTAAGTTGTtgttgtatatatacacacacacacatttgtttttggaatggatttttttatttattttttaaatgtatattacaaaaataaataatttatataaTTATGACATATACAACAATGTAATACAAGCGAAATAAAATACTTTACATCGTGATTGAAAATAGTTGCTTCAACTAACCTTCCGATTCCAGATCATCATCAGCCATTTCCTCCTGTTTGATGAGCCATACTGGCCATGGTACCTTCCAAAAGACAATGTCATTATTGATGAATAACGTTCTAAACCACAGCCAGTTATGTTGGGGATGCATCAACATCACAKACATCTCGTGTGGTGGTCCTCACTTACAAAGTAGGTGGGACAAACCAAACGGAATTTACCGTGTCTGTAATCTGACCAGGGGGCTGTGGTGGCTCTTGTCTCTCCGTCTCTGGCACCGGTGATGCTAGGCCTTCAAAAACAGCACCGTCTTCTAGCCAATGATAGTTGGCCTCTTGTTTATTGAGGATTTGCCCCACGATTGGAAAGTTTCCAAAACTTGGTGGGGTAACTAACATACAAATAATGAAAATAGACGCATTAATgattttatacatatatttttacagACACCACTATAGTGGTGGTTTAGCCCTCTGTGGTTATTTTTGTTATAAACTGGGTcgttcaagccctgaatgttgatttgctgacagccatggtatttCAGACCGTACACTGAACCTTTATATTTagtgctctaattacgttggtaaccagtttataacagcaataaggcacctcaggtgtttgtggtatattagccatataccacaccccctcgtacattattgcttaattaaaccATGGATGTACACCAGACGCTAAAATGTGTGTTGTACACTAAATAGTTAACTGTCAACATCTCACCAGGTTTTGAAGCGTTCTTAAGGCAGTTCGCTGGCTTCTCCATCCTtgtctcttttttattttgttcatgCAACATTTCCACTCGAAGAGCAGCATAGCTTTCTCCCataaattgacagatttcttgCACGACTGTTGCTGTCAAAGCTTCCATAATGGAGGTGACACGACAACGAAAAGCGAGTTCGTGAGACATGGTTACCAAGTAGACTACAACAAACAATCTAATTTGTTCCTACTGTTATGTGAGAAGGCTACAGTAAACATCTTCTTTGTTATCAGATGGTGGCTTCACCTTTTCACACCTCTTCACATCCCCCGGAAGTTTTCTTCTGATTAGTTCCCGGACAGCTGACGAGGTTGGGCGGGCCGGTGAAATACCGTAAATACAAGTTTAGATACGCCCTTGATTCTAGCAGCTTCTTACATCTTTTGTTGAGAATTTATTTGATACTCAAATATTAATAGGAAATTTCCCAACAGCATAAGTGGCGTTTTCTTTTCTCCCACTAAACAAAATCAACAAGACAAACTGCCTGAACAAACTTTCAAACATTCTCATCCTCTTGATCTTATAAGCTGCTATGTACCTTTCTACAGCTATAAAATACTAAGCTATATAACTTGATTGTAATAGCTTAGATTTGAACAACCATTGTTTGGTGTGAGTGAGTGGAGCATGATTCCCCATCTTTTCAACATACTTTGTACAATAGTCAACTTTAACAAGTTATAGAGACTGCAAGAAATGTTCAAAATGTCTATAGTTTTCCTCCCCAATTGTTTGTTGTGCTTGTTTGCAAGACCAGCACTCAGGCCTTGGAAATGGAACTGGCAGCCAGGTCATAACCGTAACCCAATGAAACTGAGGGGTCAGATTAACAAATGCAATTTTCTCCATTTGtatggtaaaaaaatatacaacatgAATGTACAAGATTTGttataaaaatattataataGAATTCAGCCATCAATGAAGTAGTTGATGCATGAAGCCTATAGCCTGAAATCCAGAACCTGTtttgctaacattccactccttgtactcttTTTCTTGGCCAAATTGTTTTGCTTCTCAATGACAAAAAGCAAAAGCAGAAACAGATCTGAGATCAGGCTATAATGCCTCTGTTTGCAAAGCAGGCATCTACCAGGAATCAGGGTGTTTTCTGTTCATGTGTGCTCGCATGTTCTTCATGGTCACCATACGCCCACATATGGTGCAGGTGGCGGTCAGTCTCTGTCTCAGTCTGGTCCCTTCAGCATGTTTCATGGTGCCGTGTTGTTGTGCCACAGACACAGGATCTGATTCTGCTCCCTCCAATGGAGTGGCTATCTCCGGGTGTTTCCTCAGCAGGTGCTGCTTCAAGTTCTTTCTCAGGAGCACAAAACCACAGTGATCACACATAGTCGTCAGAGTCCTATAGGCTGGACTATGAGGCAGTTGGATATGGGTGGTGATTTTAATACGCTGGTTTACAGCAGGCGTGGGCAGTACCAAAGGTGTGGACGGTACAGCATGCGTAGAGGGCAGtgcagctgatgaaacaggagcTGAAGCCCCTTGACACAACAGCAGATGACTTGCCATGGCATCCCTCCTGATGATAGTtctctcacactgggggcagtgATAATGGCCATCTGTCCTACAGTCCAAATTGCATTTACAAATCTTTTTATCTAGAAAAATTAGACGGAAATGAGTAAAGCACATCTGGACAAGAATGATAATACAATCTAGCAGACTACATGGTTAAAACATCAGCATACCTTTGAAAGACACTGCATTTTTCAGGTGCACATCAACATGGCGCTGTAATCTTGAGCGTTTGGTTGGTTTAAAGCTGAGACAAAGTGGACAGTGGAACAATTTGCAGCAGGTTGTGCATCTTGTGAGTGATAGTAGAGAATTGACAGGAACAATCGAATGGTGCACCTGTAACAAATAACTTAatgtaagtaaaaaataataataatgagattGGCTAATTGTTGGGCTTAACAAAGTTCTATGGTGCCATATTTATTGGAGTATCAATTAAAGTGCATGCAGAAAGGATAGGATTATATTAAGGATTATGGGTAGGCGTAttaatatacaaaaaatatatatctgacatcacacaaacacagccacTGACAATAACACATTACTGGctccaacacaacacactgtgGATAGCAAATATCATGGAATGTTCACATATATTCAATGTCCCAAACATATGTAAGCAACTCAcgttagccagccagccaactcttagtacaagttagctagctagatatgaAACGTTAAAGTATGCTTCTTATTTGTTTTAACATTAAGAAGTTGCATCGTTTACCTTGGTATTGTCCGTACACGTCGTTGAAACGTATAATTTGCTACGAAACGTAAGTCTAATTTATATAGTCTCATTTATGAATTAGGCCCCCAGTATATGATCACAAGCTCCACTGACCTCATCTTCCATAAGCTTAACCAGAGAGGATGTGGTCTTTGGTTTAACAGGCTGTGATGGTTCTTGCGATGACATCGGTAACAGTGGAGCGTAATCATCATGACCTGTGGGATCATCGTGGTCCATGGGATCATCTTCCATATCAGCACCACTGGCCTCTTCTTCATCCTGCTGTTCCGCAACAGGGGTCTTTCTCAAACCTGGTGGGGTAACATACCAGTTAAGATTTGGGTACTACAGTACCTTTAGTTCCCTAGCTATGAAGGCCCATATTCCATAATATCTAACTTACTAGAAAAAAAAAGAGTTGCCATAACATTGACTGCATAGTGTTACAGCTAATGACTGTACTTAAAGGGATTTGGATCCCACATTTATTGGGGACAACTGACCCCTTCATTCACCCCCAATGTGTAGTGTTCACCTGGGTGATAGCTTGCTCTCATTTACACAAGCCATATTGGAGTCAAACGGGCTTGGTGatagttaaccctaacccaagaTTGAGTGTGGGCCAAGCAACCACCCATACAGGTttataggtagctagctatcttctagctctggtccagggcagaGCTAACCTCTAGATCAGTGGTAACCAACCTTTTCTGAatcaagatcactttgagtcaaaatgccaGCCGAGCTCTTCCGCTCAGTTAAAAATATGACTAAGCAGGTTAGTTGAAAAATCTATGGCACATTTTTTATGagttgaaattttccagattgactgactttcgtgtcttaaagtaaagatggactgtcgtttcgcattgcttatttgagctgttcttaccataatatgaactttgtgttttatcaaatagggctatcttctgtataccacccctaccttgtcacaacagacctgattggctcaaacacatttaagaagtaaagaaattccacaaattaacatttatcaaagcacacctgttaaatgaaatgcattccaggtgactacttcatgaagctggttgagtgatcaaagctgtcatcaaggcaaagggtggctactttgaagaacctcaaatataaaataaattttgatttgtttaacacttttttggttactacatgattccatttgtgtcaTTTcctagtgttgatgtcttcactattattctacaatgcagaaaataaagaaatacccttgaatgaatagatgtgtccaaacttgactggtacagtacatattaccacgactaacctgtaccacagcacattgactcggtacccctgGTATATTGCCTCGTTATTGCTTTTCCCCcaaatttttaaaaactttagttTACTCACTTttcaaatattttcttacttaaaaaaaacagcattgttggtcaagggcttgtaatgtttagtaagcatttcaccgtaaggtccacacatgttgtattcggcgcatgtgacaaatcatttGATTTGTGATCTCACCTGCCATTTGTATACGATCAGAAGAACGGCAAGGGCTAAATGCTTGCAcagtctccttctccctccctgtgCCAATCTCCTTCGCCAGGGGCTTCCTGTTCGGTTCATGGCCACACTCCATTTCCACACGAAGAGCAGCGTAGCTTTCTTCCAttatttgacacactgctcgtACGGCTGTTGCTGTTAAAGTTTCCATAACGGACGCTACACGCGCACGAAAAACGATTTCGTTGAACATCTTTTTTATTAATTGACTACAAGCACAAGCCAGCTAGCTTCTTctcagcattgcttgctgtttggtgttttaggccgggtttctacagcactttgagatatcagctgatgtaagaagggctttataaatacatttgatttgattatcctACTTCGGGATTGGCGGATAGCATCCAATTTAAATGTACGTACACCGCCACCTACTATACTAAAGTGGGGCCAGTCATTTCCTACCTACATTAAATTCTCATTATTCCtgtaactaaaataaatacatccaCCACTTAACCctacacctacagtatataccaCTATTTTATTAAAATCACCACCCCATTacctcttctgcagtaaaatctcgtacacccaggtacttctctgcagctgccacgtTACACCCTTTAACTATTGTCAAATACCGTACCTCCAAGTACTTATATGCAGctgtcaccactttattttctgtgatttacgttccatttcaGCGGTTCAATTGYTAACCATGGCAATGAATGCTATGAAGCCAWRCTTACTAWGcaggctagctagcaaacaaactTACCCCCGCAATACCCTGTTCCGGGGTTAAACCATCTACTTCCGGAGACAATTCAGCGTAAACACTGAGATCACAGTTTARTGTCTGATGAGATAAAGCTTCATGCATTATTCTCAAAGACAAAATACGTTCTTCTCATTTCCCATGAGTTGGTTTATTTCTCAAAACATCCCAAAAAACGTTTAAACTTTAACACAAGCATGTMCCTTGTGACAYTCTTATTTTGGCCTGATTATTTTCAACACTACACAAATACTGTAGGAATTTGAATAATAAYAAGTTGAACCTTATGTTGAACCAATATAACAATCTGCAGCAAACATTGATTCATTCTTTTCATTACAATTTGCTCCAGAATACAAAATAATAGTtagaggagaaaaaagagaacGCAAAGTATGAATACAAAGAACAGGTAACGCGACTTTTAATGCCGCGTgtacgtgctagtcggaactggGAAACTCGGAAATCTCCAAGTTGCTAACTGGTTGAAATCGTGTATAACTAACAAGTCGAACATTTCAGAGTTGAGGCATTTAGACAGAGCAATCACACACCTCATTCAATTTCCAATCAATTCAGAAAAAAACAATCCTAAATCAACACAGCAAATCAATACAACATATCATTTCCTTGCGTGAACTGTCTGATGTCTTATCAGATTGCTCAGAAAGGAGAAGTTCTTCCCACACTGGGCGCAGTGGAACAGTTTCTCACCCGTATGGACGCTCTGATGCACTTTTAAATTACTGGAATGAGAGAACTGTTTCCCGCATTGAGCGCATCTgaaaggtttctcccctgtgtgtactCTCTGGTGCCGCTTCAGGCRGCACAGCTGGCTGAACTGCTTCCCACACAGGGCACACTCGTACGGTTTCTCCcccgtgtggaccctctggtgcatCTTGAGCTGGCACAGGTGAGGGTACTCCCTCCCGCAYAAGGTGCACCTGTAGGACCTCGCCCCCTCCTCCCTAGACCCTCTGTCCTGATGAGTCCCAGTCATGTCYCCCAGGTGGGTGTCGGGGGCGCTCCCCTCGAAATCCACCCAGGTGGGGTKCTGCAGCTCCCCGGTTCCCTCGGCCAATGGAGCGGTGGTTGCGGGGTTCTGAAAGGTGCCGAGGCGGTTGTTGAAAGCGCCGTCCATGCAGATGGTGTAGAAGTGATTGTCAGGTGAGTTCTGTCTRGCTGCWGYCTGGACACCtgggtgaggatgatgatgatgataagtgTTACTCGAATGTCCTCCAAGAAGCATGGCATCTGCTTCACTATGTCCTCCTTGATGATGCCGGTGTTCCATGATGTCACCTTGTCTCCACGACGAGGGCGTGCCATCCCCATCTTCCCCCTCGTCAACATGGAGGGGGTCAATAACTATGACCTCAGACTTGACCCCTGAACCGCCCTGGGAATACTCGTGTTCACCCCTCACCATCTGAGGAAGTGGGGGAATGGGGTTCAACTTTTTGAGAGGCGAGGGGCTTCCTGAGACTGTCTCGGCAGCATAACTAGAACAAGATGGCCGATCATTCGCTGTATCACTGCCTCTTCGCTTACGGGAGTTTACAGGCAGATCGTTTGTTCTCTCGGAGTTTAGGCTGCGCTGCTGTTTAGCAACAGGTCCTGGACCTGTGAGTTGGAYCACCTGGCTCAGGCTCTCAGGCTCCGGGTCTGACTTGAAAACAGTGTCTGATCTGTTGACAGTCACTATGCTGTGTTTGGTTCTGAGCTGCTCAGTGAGCTCTGTTTGGTCCYTGTCTAGAGAGGTCTGTGTGTTTGGGTCTGTCATTCTYTGGCCACTATCAGTGCCTGAAGAGACAACAYAAGCATGATGGTCATATGTAGTCAAATAAAAACAATGAGGTTGTCAATCAGTATGTCATTTTTCATTACAACAATCCATTCATCATTACCTGGCATCTSCCTCAGACCCTCTTCTTTCTTCCATGGCTGGAGYTCTCTCTCCCCTTCCACAGTAGATTTGGCCtgaaaagaggagggaggaattAAGTAGACAGACATGAGCTCTACAAAGCTCTKAAACAAATGCAGGTCTATTAMAACTCAGATATTACWAGGCTATAATATTGATCAACTGGCTTGAATTAAGATGTTAATTTACTGACTCAACTCATGGACACAGAACATCTGAAGCTTCTCTGTCCTCAAAACATTTGAAACTAAAATTGGACTGCAATAATTTCCTGTACTTTTGAAAGGAAAACATAGTTTCCTGCCAACTGACTGATTTCATTCGTAAGCAATGTGAGAATACACTAWGTAGGTTCTATTTGAGAATATATATGTAGGGTCAATGTGAGAATATATATTTAGGGTCAATGTGAGAATATATATGTAGGGTCAATGTGAGAATATATATGTAGGGTCAATGTGAGAATATTTATGTAGGGTCAATGTGAgttttaggtacaccacccccttcacgaaaatggttcgctcctacagacagtgagtctgGTGGCcctggcttgctatataaagcaggcagacaggcatcgaggcattcagttactgttcgattgaacgttagaatgggtaaAACAAGCGACCTAAgagactttgagcatggtatgattgTCAGTGCCGGGTGcgcggttccagtatctcagaYACGTCCGGCCTCCTGGGATTTTCACGCACAACCGTGTCTCTAGGATTTACAttgaatggtgcgacaaacaaaacatCCGGTCAGCGGCAGTCCAGTGGACGAAAACaacttgttgatgagagaggtcgaaaaATAATGTCTAGAAtaatgcaagctaacaggcgggccacagacagacaaataacggcgtagtacaacagtggtgtgcagaacggcatctcggaacgcacaactcagcGGTCCTTGttacggatgggctattgcagcagacgaccacaccaggttccactcctatcaactAAAAACAAGCAGAAGCAGCTCAAGTGGGCACActcaacactggacaattgaggagtggtaCAACCGCATAGCCATTTTGCACAAGAAGCATGAGTCAATGGCCCCATcttgcctggtgtcaacggtacaggctggtggcggtggtgtaatgttTTCCTAGCACAGGAAtgtaccaattgagcaacgtttgaacACCACAGCGTATCTGAACATTTTTGCTGACCAGGTGCATCCCTTCGTGGCTACaggggggtccgacccagtactagatgggtgtacctaataaactggccagtgagtGTATATTTACGGTCAAGAAGCACCAtgaggggcctcccgagtgacacAGCGGTCTAAAGGCAACTGGCTTTCGccatgcttgaggcgtcactacagacccgggttcgatcccaggctgtgtccgggagtcccatagggcggtgcacaattggcctagtgtctcccgggttaggggagggttaggctggggggctttacttggctcatcgcgctctagcgactccttgtggcgggcccggcgcctgcaggctgacttcggtgtttcctcagacacattagtttcagaggacgcatgactcgactttggcctctcccgagcccgttggggagttgcagcgatgagacaagctcgcaattggatatcacaaaattgggaagaaaaagggggtaaaatacaaaaaaataagaagCACCATAATTCTttgaaaaatattatttattgagGGAATTATAGGATTTAATGAACAAATTGGTACAAAAGGACAGTTTTTCACTCTCACGGTACAATTGCAGGATCTGCTATAACTTTGTGAGGCACGCAGTATTCTTATGAGAAAACAACCACTATCAACCTTAAAAGTGAATGTGAATGATGCTGTTGGCCTTGAAGGAGCCAAGGAATTAAGAAAACTTAACAGTTTATGCCGATAATTGTAAATATGAACCACATTGTATTGTAAACCAGCcttgtctcatagactagatgtaacatagtacatCTACATCTGTGACCCTCAAATGAATATGATATGGTACTTTTGGTATAGTTACATAAGaaagaaggttacttaaggcaaaaatgaaaggagTGGTGGTTGGTCGGCGTGGATGGGGGGCGTACAACACAAaagtctagcaacccaaaagttgAGTGTTCAAATCTCATTATGGACatttactacttactactttactacttttagctactttgcaactacttagcattttagctaacccttccctaaccataaccctttaacctaactcataaccttaaccctaaccctagccatctaatcacatagctaacgttagccaacacAAATTGTAATATgtcatatgttttgcaaatttgtagcGCTCTGcaagagccgactaggtgaaatctGTTGACGTGCCCTTGAACAACGCACTTAagcataattgctcctgtaagtcgctctggataagagcatctgctaaattactaaaatgtaacaattttatttttaaaaaaatttAACATGCATGAGACCAAAGCAAACATATGACAACGTTTGAACTCATGATATTGCTATAACATATTTTCAATAGGAATCTCTTGCTTCTGTGTCAGTTCTCAATGATGAAGCTTCTGATGTCTTTTCAGATTGCTGGAGTGGGAGAACCTGTGGCCGCACTGTGCACAACTGAAGGTCTCCCCAGTGTGAACGTTCTGGTGAACTTGGAGATGGCTGGCGCACACAAAGCTCTTCTCCACAAAGGTGCAGGCGAACCCCCGCTTCCTGGTGTGGCCAACAGCGTGCTGCGCAAGTCGCTCTCATGGACAAACTTCTTATGGCAGTTTGTTACGGTTGTTTCTACGGTGCATAGTCTACCGTGTGTGGTGAGATTATCAAGTGAGAGGAAATTGTGGTGCTTGGTCTAAAATGGCCAACAGGAAGTGAGGTATGAGTTGGTTGTTGAGCTCCTCTTCCTGGTATTTCAGAGTGTCTATGGAGGCTTGCCAACGAACACCAACTATCTTTGTTGGCCTCAACTGCATTTCCTGTGCCAAGATGCATGcctgtatttatctctgaggGCCGGAAGCCGGGTGAAACCAATTGCGTGGTGTTGTCTCTCATCGATTCGGTGTGAATCATTGGTGCGTTTCTGTTAAACACTCCCACTACCTGCTTATTTCCAGTCCCATTGTCCTGTGGTGCAGTAGCTGTACCCACCTGACCCCACTCGAAACCTCTATCTACCTGCTGCCCACTGGATACAGAGTCAATCACTATCACATGTTCTGATGAAGAATGGAACGACTTGGGGAAAAACCTGCGGTTTTCTAACCTACACCTCTCATTTCTATGTCTGAGCTAGTCTGTGTTTCTGGGCCCACTGGGCCACTCCTAGGTCCATTACTTTAGTGTGAGCAGCAGAGGCGCCATCATCAGTCGCTACTACCTCtctgcacacctggtttaaatAATCTCTTAGGAGATTGAGGTCCCTGTTCATGTCACACTTTGTGTCCagactctgtctctctgctctgggtTCAAAATCCTGTGTACTGCTGGAGtccctggttcacattccctgtTTCTGACTGGAAGACGACGTCAGATCCACTGACCTCCATAGcggtgttgttgtagttgttgttgctcTGGGGTCACTGGACTGGAAGGCGGGGTCCTCTGTGGTGGCTGCAGCCAGTTGGGTGGTTGGCTTTCTGCTGCCTCCCACTGTTCTGGCTGGGTGTCTGGACCTAGATTCCTGGTCATCTGTTTCTCCCTCCACCTTGATGATCAACAGGTCTGGttccccttcctctgtctctgtctctgctgactGCTGATGGGGTTAAGTGGGAGAGATGAGTCAGTGAGACAGAGCATACACTATCTACTGAATGAAGATATGGGCATGACATGGATTTAGTGAAATTCATAGTAGTTGCCtttgttgttattgtgttataaCCTGTGGTGGAGGGTAAACTCCACCTTTTGTATTTTGCGTGAGCGTTTACAAAACCGTTTGTGCAAAAATGCCTTGAAAGTATAGAGAGTATTACTTTAATCACAGCAACATCTATGGTTATAATATGCTGGGATATATACGTCTATACAGACATAACCTCATCCCCAGGCGGAAGGAAGTGTCTCGTGTCCGAGACTAAAACAGATataacagtggggcaaaaaagtatttagtcagccaccaattgtgcatgttctcccacttaaaaagatgagagaggcctgtcattttcatcataggtatacttcaactatgacagacaaaatgagaaaaaaaattccagaaatcacattgtaggattttttatgaatttatttgcaaattatggtggaaaataagtatttggtcaataacaaaagtttatctcaatactttgtttatataccctttgttggcaatgacagaggtcaaacgttttctgtaagtcttcacaaggttttcacacactgttgctggtattttggcccattcctccatgcagattctcctctagagcagtgatgttttggggctgttgctggcaacacggactttcaactccctccaaagattttctatggggttgagatctggagactggctaggccactccaggaccttgaaatgcttcttaacgaagccactccttcgttgcccgggcggtgtgtttgggatcattgtcatgctgaaagacccagccacgtttcatcttcaatgcccttgctgatggaaggatgttttcactcaaaatctcacgatacatggccccattcattctttcctttacagggatccagtcgtcctggtccctttgcagaaaaacagccccaaagcatgatgtttccacccccatgcttcacagtaggtatggtgttctttggatgcaactcagcattctttgtcctccaaacacgacgagttgagtttttaaccaaaaagttctattttggtttcatctgaccatatgacattctcccaatcttcttctggatcatccaaatgctctctagcaaacttcgaacaggcctggacatgtactggcttaagcagggggacacgtctggcactgcaggatttgagtccctgcggcgtatgtgggttactgatggtaggctttgttactttggtcccagctctctgcaggtcattcactaggttcccctgtgtggttctgggatttttgctcaccgttcttgtgatcatttttgaccccacggggtgagatcttgcgtggagccccagatcgagggagattatcagtggtcttgtatgtcttccatttcctaataattgctcccacagttgatttcttcaaaccaagctgcttacctattgcagattcagtcttccagtctggtgcaggtctacaattttgtttctggtgtcctttgacagctctttggtcttggccatagtggagtttggagtgtgactgtttggaggttgtggacaggtgtcttttatactgataacaagttcaaacaggtgccattaataaaggtaacgagtggagaacagaggagcctcttaaataagaagttacaggtctgtgagagccagaaatattgcttgt
Coding sequences:
- the LOC112076636 gene encoding uncharacterized protein → MEAKSTVEGERELQPWKKEEGLRZMPGTDSGQRMTDPNTQTSLDXDQTELTEQLRTKHSIVTVNRSDTVFKSDPEPESLSQVXQLTGPGPVAKQQRSLNSERTNDLPVNSRKRRGSDTANDRPSCSSYAAETVSGSPSPLKKLNPIPPLPQMVRGEHEYSQGGSGVKSEVIVIDPLHVDEGEDGDGTPSSWRQGDIMEHRHHQGGHSEADAMLLGGHSSNTYHHHHPHPGVQXAARQNSPDNHFYTICMDGAFNNRLGTFQNPATTAPLAEGTGELQXPTWVDFEGSAPDTHLGDMTGTHQDRGSREEGARSYRCTLCGREYPHLCQLKMHQRVHTGEKPYECALCGKQFSQLCXLKRHQRVHTGEKPFRCAQCGKQFSHSSNLKVHQSVHTGEKLFHCAQCGKNFSFLSNLIRHQTVHARK